DNA sequence from the Methanobacteriaceae archaeon genome:
AAATCTCTCAATCTTTTCAAATAATCTATTAATCTATAATGATCTTCGAATAAAGTACTTGCGCAATTCATCTGCCAGGAACATTATGGGTACAAAGGTGAGTAAATAAAGCCATTCATTTAATCCCAGGGCGGTGGTTCCGAAAATCCCCTGCAAAGGTGGAAGATATATA
Encoded proteins:
- a CDS encoding cation transporting ATPase C-terminal domain-containing protein, whose translation is GCQTSRTSVFKLGLFKNKWILRGIAFSIIILLAIIYLPPLQGIFGTTALGLNEWLYLLTFVPIMFLADELRKYFIRRSL